One genomic segment of Bombina bombina isolate aBomBom1 chromosome 4, aBomBom1.pri, whole genome shotgun sequence includes these proteins:
- the PLN gene encoding cardiac phospholamban — translation MEKVQHITRSAMRRASNIEVNPQTRRNLQELFINFSLILICLLLICIIVMLL, via the coding sequence ATGGAGAAAGTCCAGCACATAACCCGCTCAGCCATGAGGAGAGCCTCAAACATTGAGGTCAATCCACAAACGCGCCGAAATCTACAGGAGCtctttatcaatttttctctgaTTCTCATATGTCTGCTGCTCATCTGTATCATTGTGATGCTACTTTGA